From the genome of Neomonachus schauinslandi chromosome 5, ASM220157v2, whole genome shotgun sequence, one region includes:
- the LOC110571964 gene encoding uncharacterized protein C7orf61 homolog isoform X3 has translation MAVVMRFFRWIWQKITRWVFFWKHKAKSTVLEHHDSQKSIVKVEKSPKVIETLKLVEPCEEAKVSKTAETPKVADPFTLVKSTDKGEVEQKRVGRSLLQLPRTAIKSVSTLMVSALHSGWQMCSWKSSVSSTSISSQMRPGSPLETPEAEMLREVYLVLWAIRKQLQQLARRQERRRRRHIRAHTGPQPDAVQGLKQDARSPL, from the exons ATGGCTGTGGTAATGCGGTTCTTCCGATGGATTTGGCAAAAGATTACTCGCTGG GTTTTCTTCTGGAAACACAAAGCTAAGTCAACCGTCTTGGAACACCATGACTCCCAGAAAAGTATAGTGAAGGTGGAGAAGAGTCCCAAGGTGATTGAGACTTTGAAGTTGGTTGAGCCCTGCGAAGAGGCTAAGGTCTCCAAGACGGCGGAGACCCCCAAGGTGGCTGATCCCTTCACGTTGGTCAAATCAACAGATAAGGGTGAGGTGGAACAGAAACGTGTGGGCCGGTCCCTGCTGCAGCTGCCCCGGACAGCTATCAAGTCTGTCTCCACACTCATGGTCTCGGCCCTGCACAGTGGCTGGCAAATGTGCAGCTGGAAG tCCTCTGTGAGTTCTACCTCCATTTCCTCCCAGATGAGGCCTGGGTCCCCTCTGGAGACGCCGGAGGCTGAGATGCTGCGGGAAGTGTACCTAGTACTGTGGGCCATCCGGAAACAGCTACAGCAGCTTGCTCGCAGGCAGGAGAGGCGGAGGCGGCGCCACATCCGGGCCCACACTGGCCCCCAACCTGACGCAGTTCAGGGCCTGAAACAGGATGCCCGGAGTCCCCTCTAG